The following DNA comes from Diceros bicornis minor isolate mBicDic1 chromosome 7, mDicBic1.mat.cur, whole genome shotgun sequence.
ctTGTGATGACATAGTTTAAAAACCAATGCCTAAACTAAAGCTTGGCTAGGACTTCCCTAGTTACTACAGAAGTTTTGGAAAACTCCCTAAATTTGTAAATTGAATAGTGCCATGCTAGAGCATGTTTCTGAAGATGGCTGTTTTAATGATTCAGAAATAAAGCAAGTACCACTACAATTTGGTTGGGCTGGTTTCAATACATTAACTTTGCAGTTATTTTATAAATCACCATAATTTATATACTTGCCATTTATTCACACATTTAAactgaaattcatttttaaagccCTCATATCCAATATTGTTACAGCATCCATAACAATATTGTTATGCTTCACCCCTTAGTAACAATTACCTTTATCAGGAGACCTGGCTAGGGAATCACAGTTTTTCTCTACTTGTCTTTAACATGTTGTGTACAACTATTATTTGAGTGCCCATAAAGACATATGAATGAATCAACTTTATAAGGCGATGTTCCCAGTACTCAATGTTTATTGGATCATCGCACACACataccacaaaacaaaaactcaaaatatcaaataattgAGATTTCTGAGGtttgtcatttatttcattttacctcAACACAAATATCATATTCCTACCCTCTCTCCAGCTTCCACCCAACAggtttccttccctcttttttcaTGGTCTACAAGTCCTGGCTAACCACTTCTGGTTGTAAACAGGATCAGTGTGAATACACATCAACAATGTAAACAGACTCAAAAAGGGAACAAAATATCTAGCCCgattaaatttctttatattgcATATGCCTTCTCAAAATTGTCATTTTCTAAAATCGACAAGGTAGCTATTCAACAAAACATCAATTATTTGTCTCTTGAAAAACACAAAGTTCAGGAAGTACATACCTGAAGGATTCTGAACAAATGCTCCATGATTCTGTGGATGAACTGGTAAAAATTGTTGTCCTTGGCCGAAAGCTACTGGCTGAGCAACACCAGTCAGAACCTTTAAGAGAAACCTTGGTTTTAAGAAcatcttttctatattttaagtaaaacttTAACATTCTAAtcacataaaaatattcatagataTCATAAGGTCTGGTTTCTATGATAATAAAGATTTACAAGTATAACTTGACTGGGTCACTTCACTTCTAGGCTTTCTACAACAAGGAACAGTAACACCTTCTCTTATCTGTTTCACAGAATTATAAGGCACTGAGAACAGATGTGATGCTTCTTTGAAGTTTAAGATACCACGCAAATATAAAGTAGCCaacaactagctgtgtgaccttacacAAATCACTTTACCTTGCAGGTGCTTTCCCTTATTTTACAAATAGAAGAACTGACATCCAAACACATGACTTGTACACAATCATAATGGCTAGTTAGGAGTAAAGCTGAAGCCAGAACTCCTGACCTGACTCCTTTGCACAGACGTCAAAAGTCTGGTTTAACCAGCTATCTGAACTCCTTTGTGATCATCCTGCTTGGCCATCATACTTTGGGTTACAAAGTAGATTCTAAAACACATCAAGGGaacgttaaaaaataaaagtcatgaaaCAAGTACTGTACGGGCATACAAATACTACATTCATAGTCCAGAGTGAGGTAGGACTTCTACATGTTGCTGCTATGTAAACAAACATCCATTTATAAGCCTGTTCAGTAGCCATATGAACTTTCAGTAGTATGTATACATAATAAAAACCCCACCAATTTTGTATAATATAGGAACAAGACTAAGTCCCATTCTAGAGTCTCTGTCAATaacatatcattttttttttaagaacatacAAGAGTAACTCTAGGTAGGccaattgttttttttaaaccattggaTATGAATAGAAGATTGCTTTCTATAATGCTTATAATGTGCTTTTAAAATCTTTCctcttattttacattttcttccatGCAATGTTACTGGCATGAAATGAATCTGTCCTAGTAAGAAAGTATCAGCAcctggaaaaaaagtaaatttagcCCAGGAGAATTTCAGCAGGCAAGCAAAAGTAGTCATTAAATATCAACTGAATTAATCACAAATTGTAAGCACAttgctttaaaattatttcaatatgCATTTTAAAGTGTATGCAGAACGAGTGCAAAAGAATACCAACAGGTAACTATACATATTTAGGtgatataatgaatatatttggGAGGCAAGTTCTAAGTTTGCTGTGTTAACACTAATATTAAACAATTGTATTTGACCAGAATGACTGGAAAGGTGGTAAAAAAATagtaagagagggaaaaaaaaagaattatagacTATAAAAGCATGGGCAAtttgattttcttatttgtttaacTCAGGCTAAGGAAGTTCTTAATCAAAGAAAAGTCTAAAAAATTAGCTCTATGGTTACTTTAAAGCTTATCAGGGCTCAACAGTTCTACAATGTAGCAGAGGCCCATGAAACACACAATTGTGTAACATTTTACTAGCTTTgaagccaaaaacaaaaaaaacataatgggaggctatgcatgtgtgaagGCAAGgagtatataggaaatctctgtacctcacAGCTCAATTTTGCTATAAACCTAAAACGACTCAAATagtctattaaaaacaaaaactgtgtgtgtgtcacagagagaaagagattgagaATGAGAGATTTCTCTAGATCCTGGAAGAGCTAAGATCAATTCTGGATTTAAATTGAAAATTTCAGCCCCAGAAGACTCTCATCCCACTTCCCTACCATGGGGAGTTTTTAGAGTACATTAAAAACGTTCCAATCTATAGAATAAACTATCTCCTGAAAACCTTCCTCAAGCCCTAGAAACATTAAAAATGGTTTGTATCTGCATacaacataattttagaggaactACAACAGACTTACCTGTTGAGATGCCTGAATATTTCCTACTGTTATTGGAGCAGGTAAATTGCCAAAGTTTCCAAACTGAGAACTCTGAAGATTCTTTTCATCAAAGTAGTGTCCAGAAGCTCTGTTAAGGGGATTCGAGAAATTCTGGTTTCCAGGGCCATGTGGTCCATTAAAATTTGGTCCTTGAGGTGAATCAAATATTTGTTCATGTCTTTGGAACTGTAGTCCTTGGGATGGGGCATTAAAACCACTGCCAGGTGGATCATTGTATGGACCAGTTTGATTGAAAGATACTGATTCAAGCCTTTGTGAAGGATGATTGTCAAACCGTGTGCCTTGAAGACCAAGCGGAATATCAAACCTTGATGCTTGCTGGTGTTGTGGACCATCAAATCTTTGAGGTACACCATCAAATCTTGGTTGAACCTGCTGTCCAGGTGGTCCATCAAATCTCTGTGGGCCTGGCTGACCAGTTCTTTCAAATCTAGGACCTGGCTGACCATGTAATCCATCAAATCTTGGCAAGAGTGATGGCTGACCTGGCTGCCCATCAAACCTTAAAGCATGACAACCTTCAAATCTTGGACCACCTTGACCCAGAGGTCCTTCAATTCTCAAGCCACCTCCTGGTACAGAAGGACCCTCAAACCTCATTCCACCTCCTTGTTGGACTAAAGGTCCTTCAAACCTGATCCCAACCCCTGGTTGACCATGTGGACCCTCAAACCTAAGATTCCCACCAAGTTGATTATGTTGCCCTTCGAACCTCAGACCAGCTACTGACTGACCATGGGGGCCCTCAAACCTAATTCCAACTCCTTGTTGTAGCAAAGGGCCCTCAAATCTGATCCCACCTGCTGGCTGACCATGAGGTCCATCAAACCTAATTGGAACTCCTGATGGGCCATGACCCCCCTCAAATCTAAGTCCACCTACAGGCTGACCTCGAGGATTATCAAACCTAAGTCCACCCACAGGCTGACCATGAGGTCCCTCAAACCTTAGACCACCCACAGGTTGACCCCGATGTCCCTCAAACCTGAGACCACCCACAGGCTGGCCCCCTGGTCCTTCAAATCGCAAACCACCTGCAGATCCGTCAAACCTCAAACCAGGGGAACCTTCAAACCGAAAACCACCTCCTCCTGCTTGACCAATTGGCCCCTCAAACCGCAGAGGTGTCCCTACTGGTCCTGGAGGACCTTCAAATCTCAAAGGACACCCACCTCCTAGCTGACCTTGTGGTCCTTCAAATCTCAAAGGGCCACCTCCCCCCATTTGTCCTGGTGACCCATCAAACCGAAGAGAACCTGGTGTAGGAGGTCCATCAATTCTAGGGCTTAATTTATTAGGTCCTTCAAAAATCATCTTGGTTGGGCCATCTCTCGTTACTGATGGCCTACCAGGTCCATCAAATAATGGTCTGTCTTCAGCTAAAGCTGTAAGTCGCTGATTTGTATCGAGGCCGGCGAATCTCGACGCTGGGCTATCTACAAATGGTTTATCTGAATCTTCATACCTAGGTCGCTTAAGTGGAAAACGATCATTGAATGGCGATCTCTGCTCTTCTCGTAcaccttttaaaaagaaaaaaaatttattttccctgAATCTGAATTTATATCAAATTATCTTAAAATCGTCTTTCTACATTCATGTAAATGTATATTCAAAAATATCTATAACTATCTCACTTTAttagaggagagggaagagacagCATCAAATAGCAGGTAAGAGGATGCCCTCTAGAGTCAGAAACACCTGggtaaaaaaaaatccccattcTGTCAACTTACTAATTATTTGACTTTGAGAGCAAGTTATTGAACCTCTCTGGTCTCGTTTCCTacctgtcaaatggggataatatatatttcattggGTTGTTATTAGGATTAAATCAGATTACATACATAAAGAACCTAGTAAAGTACCTGACACACAGTTGGCCTTATAAATATtagctcccttcccttccctttgaggggaaaaacaaacaaacaaagaaaaaagagtagtCTGAACAGTCACAAAAATCCTTCCCCACTTAGCTTGTTCATTTTTCCCTTCACTGCTGTGTGATTCAATAGGCATAATCTGATTTAACTTTTTCTACCTTTAGCAGAGACTTGCTCGTCATGTCTTCTCCGGCCCTCATGGGGTGCAAGATTCTCAGCATAAGTACGACTCCCAGATATAGGAGAAAGACGTCTTGCTCTTTCACTAAATTGTTCTTTTCTGTCAAACTGTGCTCCACTATTCCTACTTGCATGTTTACTTTTGGATGGCTCACATTCTATTCCAGACAACAAGGCATCAGTCAAAGGGTAGTCAAAAATATCAGGATCTAAGAGATCAAGTCTTGGAAATGAATGCTGAACCTGTGTCCttttcagttttgctttatgttcatAGTAGGTTAATTCAGCATCAGATAAgagaggtttcttttttaatccacctttattttcttctgtaggACTATCCCGTACATTGCATCTATGTTTACCTTCTTGATACTGAAATAGCTGTCGAATTTGATGCACAACAACAAGGAACTCATCCTGTGTGATTTCACCAGATGCTAAACGTTCACTCGTCTGCATAGGGGTGATAAAAGGAAatcaagtattttaaatatataaagtacttatCAAAAAACTTAAACAAAGGCGAATAATGACCACATGGGATCACAGTAACTACCTTTTGAAGTAATTCTCTTTTGCTTGCAAGAGTTAACTCTTTAGGAATCTGAAGATTGGCATCTACACTTAATCGATGCTGCTGCTTTGGGGCTCGAGGAGACAAGATTCCTTTAGTGCTTGACCAGCTCTCCCTATGCCTTAGATGAGGAGATTTACTATGTTCATCACCCGGTTGTAAGCTGAAACCACAAAAGCAGtacattatttcttaaaaatttttttaaatattcaggaCCATATTTAAGGATCCTTTTCAAAGGATCTGGTTAAAATGAATATATGTAACCATAAAAGTTAATTAAATGATTAAGAGCACAAGATATGAAGTCAGAAAAATCAGATATTAATTCTGATCCTTGCATTTCCTAGATATGTAGCCTTAGGTAGATTAGTTAACCTTTCTAAacttcaattttcttatctgtaaataggaataataatagtatttaaccCATagggttgtaagaattaaatggaaaaacaaagcacTAATTATAGCACCTGCTAAACATtatccaatttttaaattaacactgtattttaaaatgtacatattgtTCTACTTGATTAAAAATcctaccttttattttcttcccaacCAGATTTCCATCTTTTGGTAGACTTGGAACTTTGCCAATTTTCTATATTCTCCTTTGGTTCAGTGCCTGACTTGGTAGAATGCTGATTTGCAGTCTCTTGTGGTCGTTCCTCTTCAGTCTTTTTTATTCGCCTTGGATCTCGAACATCCTGTTTAGTACTTCTCTTGGCATTTCTTTCTTCCCTGGAAGGTGGTGTAAACTCCTCCATATGTGACTGCTTAACTCCTGATTGGCGAATCTTTCCAGCTTTGGGTGTCAAGGTTGGAGACATACTCCTTTGCCTTCGTTTGGGTGACCGCCTATCTCTTCTCTTTGGAGAATGTATAATTGGTGACCGTGACTTGGGTGATCGAGATCTTGATCGCTTTCTAGTACTTGATCTCCCGGGTTTTGTCCCCTGTTTTTCCGATTCTTCCATTATTGTATCCTGTTTTTGTACAATgccatttatgattttatttctacttCCAACCAGTCTGTGTTCAGATGATTTCATGTGCTcatctttatcctttttttctgcagtttttctcttctcttttacaTCATCATCTTTGCTATCAGTTTTATCCTGaagatgtttttttaatcttggaTCTCTCTTGCTCATCTCAGAGACCCTTGCACTTTCAGATTCCTGAT
Coding sequences within:
- the PCF11 gene encoding pre-mRNA cleavage complex 2 protein Pcf11 isoform X4 encodes the protein MSEQTPAEAGTAGAREDACRDYQSSLEDLTFNSKPHINMLTILAEENLPFAKEIVSLIEAQTAKAPSSEKLPVMYLMDSIVKNVGREYLTAFTKNLVATFICVFEKVDENTRKSLFKLRSTWDEIFPLKKLYALDVRVNSLDPAWPIKPLPPNVNTSSIHVNPKFLNKSPEEPSTPGTVVSSPSISTPPIVPDIQKNLTQEQLIRQQLLAKQKQLLELQQKKLELELEQAKAQLAVSLSVQQETSNLGAGSAPSKLHVSQIPPMAVKAPHQVPVQPEKSRPGPSLQIQDLKGTNRDPRLNRMSQHSSHGKDQSHRKEFLMNTLNQSDIKTSKPIPSEKLNSSKQEKSKSGEKITKKELDQLDSKSKSKSKSPSPLKNKLSHTKDLKNQESESARVSEMSKRDPRLKKHLQDKTDSKDDDVKEKRKTAEKKDKDEHMKSSEHRLVGSRNKIINGIVQKQDTIMEESEKQGTKPGRSSTRKRSRSRSPKSRSPIIHSPKRRDRRSPKRRQRSMSPTLTPKAGKIRQSGVKQSHMEEFTPPSREERNAKRSTKQDVRDPRRIKKTEEERPQETANQHSTKSGTEPKENIENWQSSKSTKRWKSGWEENKSLQPGDEHSKSPHLRHRESWSSTKGILSPRAPKQQHRLSVDANLQIPKELTLASKRELLQKTSERLASGEITQDEFLVVVHQIRQLFQYQEGVREEQRSPFNDRFPLKRPRYEDSDKPFVDSPASRFAGLDTNQRLTALAEDRPLFDGPGRPSVTRDGPTKMIFEGPNKLSPRIDGPPTPGSLRFDGSPGQMGGGGPLRFEGPQGQLGGGCPLRFEGPPGPVGTPLRFEGPIGQAGGGGFRFEGSPGLRFDGSAGGLRFEGPGGQPVGGLRFEGHRGQPVGGLRFEGPHGQPVGGLRFDNPRGQPVGGLRFEGGHGPSGVPIRFDGPHGQPAGGIRFEGPLLQQGVGIRFEGPHGQSVAGLRFEGQHNQLGGNLRFEGPHGQPGVGIRFEGPLVQQGGGMRFEGPSVPGGGLRIEGPLGQGGPRFEGCHALRFDGQPGQPSLLPRFDGLHGQPGPRFERTGQPGPQRFDGPPGQQVQPRFDGVPQRFDGPQHQQASRFDIPLGLQGTRFDNHPSQRLESVSFNQTGPYNDPPGSGFNAPSQGLQFQRHEQIFDSPQGPNFNGPHGPGNQNFSNPLNRASGHYFDEKNLQSSQFGNFGNLPAPITVGNIQASQQVLTGVAQPVAFGQGQQFLPVHPQNHGAFVQNPSGALPKAYPDNHLSQVDVNELFSKLLKTGILKLSQPDSATTLNEVAAQPPPEEEEDQNEDQDVPDLTNFTIEELKQRYDSVINRLYTGIQCYSCGMRFTTSQTDVYADHLDWHYRQNRTEKDVSRKVTHRRWYYSLTDWIEFEEIADLEERAKSQFFEKVHEEVVLKTQEAAKEKEFQSVPAGPAGAVESCEICQEQFEQYWDEEEEEWHLKNAIRVDGKIYHPSCYEDYQNTSSFDCTPSPSKTPVENPLNIMLNIVKNELQEPCESPKVKEEQIDTPPACTEESIATPTEIKTENDTVESV
- the PCF11 gene encoding pre-mRNA cleavage complex 2 protein Pcf11 isoform X3, with amino-acid sequence MSEQTPAEAGTAGAREDACRDYQSSLEDLTFNSKPHINMLTILAEENLPFAKEIVSLIEAQTAKAPSSEKLPVMYLMDSIVKNVGREYLTAFTKNLVATFICVFEKVDENTRKSLFKLRSTWDEIFPLKKLYALDVRVNSLDPAWPIKPLPPNVNTSSIHVNPKFLNKSPEEPSTPGTVVSSPSISTPPIVPDIQKNLTQEQLIRQQLLAKQKQLLELQQKKLELELEQAKAQLAVSLSVQQETSNLGAGSAPSKLHVSQIPPMAVKAPHQVPVQPEKSRPGPSLQIQDLKGTNRDPRLNRMSQHSSHGKDQSHRKEFLMNTLNQSDIKTSKPIPSEKLNSSKQEKSKSGEKITKKELDQLDSKSKSKSKSPSPLKNKLSHTKDLKNQESESARVSEMSKRDPRLKKHLQDKTDSKDDDVKEKRKTAEKKDKDEHMKSSEHRLVGSRNKIINGIVQKQDTIMEESEKQGTKPGRSSTRKRSRSRSPKSRSPIIHSPKRRDRRSPKRRQRSMSPTLTPKAGKIRQSGVKQSHMEEFTPPSREERNAKRSTKQDVRDPRRIKKTEEERPQETANQHSTKSGTEPKENIENWQSSKSTKRWKSGWEENKSLQPGDEHSKSPHLRHRESWSSTKGILSPRAPKQQHRLSVDANLQIPKELTLASKRELLQKTSERLASGEITQDEFLVVVHQIRQLFQYQEGVREEQRSPFNDRFPLKRPRYEDSDKPFVDSPASRFAGLDTNQRLTALAEDRPLFDGPGRPSVTRDGPTKMIFEGPNKLSPRIDGPPTPGSLRFDGSPGQMGGGGPLRFEGPQGQLGGGCPLRFEGPPGPVGTPLRFEGPIGQAGGGGFRFEGSPGLRFDGSAGGLRFEGPGGQPVGGLRFEGHRGQPVGGLRFEGPHGQPVGGLRFDNPRGQPVGGLRFEGGHGPSGVPIRFDGPHGQPAGGIRFEGPLLQQGVGIRFEGPHGQSVAGLRFEGQHNQLGGNLRFEGPHGQPGVGIRFEGPLVQQGGGMRFEGPSVPGGGLRIEGPLGQGGPRFEGCHALRFDGQPGQPSLLPRFDGLHGQPGPRFERTGQPGPQRFDGPPGQQVQPRFDGVPQRFDGPQHQQASRFDIPLGLQGTRFDNHPSQRLESVSFNQTGPYNDPPGSGFNAPSQGLQFQRHEQIFDSPQGPNFNGPHGPGNQNFSNPLNRASGHYFDEKNLQSSQFGNFGNLPAPITVGNIQASQQVLTGVAQPVAFGQGQQFLPVHPQNHGAFVQNPSGALPKAYPDNHLSQVDVNELFSKLLKTGILKLSQPDSATTQVNEVAAQPPPEEEEDQNEDQDVPDLTNFTIEELKQRYDSVINRLYTGIQCYSCGMRFTTSQTDVYADHLDWHYRQNRTEKDVSRKVTHRRWYYSLTDWIEFEEIADLEERAKSQFFEKVHEEVVLKTQEAAKEKEFQSVPAGPAGAVESCEICQEQFEQYWDEEEEEWHLKNAIRVDGKIYHPSCYEDYQNTSSFDCTPSPSKTPVENPLNIMLNIVKNELQEPCESPKVKEEQIDTPPACTEESIATPTEIKTENDTVESV
- the PCF11 gene encoding pre-mRNA cleavage complex 2 protein Pcf11 isoform X2, coding for MSEQTPAEAGTAGAREDACRDYQSSLEDLTFNSKPHINMLTILAEENLPFAKEIVSLIEAQTAKAPSSEKLPVMYLMDSIVKNVGREYLTAFTKNLVATFICVFEKVDENTRKSLFKLRSTWDEIFPLKKLYALDVRVNSLDPAWPIKPLPPNVNTSSIHVNPKFLNKSPEEPSTPGTVVSSPSISTPPIVPDIQKNLTQEQLIRQQLLAKQKQLLELQQKKLELELEQAKAQLAVSLSVQQETSNLGAGSAPSKLHVSQIPPMAVKAPHQVPVQPEKSRPGPSLQIQDLKGTNRDPRLNRMSQHSSHGKDQSHRKEFLMNTLNQSDIKTSKPIPSEKLNSSKQEKSKSGEKITKKELDQLDSKSKSKSKSPSPLKNKLSHTKDLKNQESESARVSEMSKRDPRLKKHLQDKTDSKDDDVKEKRKTAEKKDKDEHMKSSEHRLVGSRNKIINGIVQKQDTIMEESEKQGTKPGRSSTRKRSRSRSPKSRSPIIHSPKRRDRRSPKRRQRSMSPTLTPKAGKIRQSGVKQSHMEEFTPPSREERNAKRSTKQDVRDPRRIKKTEEERPQETANQHSTKSGTEPKENIENWQSSKSTKRWKSGWEENKSLQPGDEHSKSPHLRHRESWSSTKGILSPRAPKQQHRLSVDANLQIPKELTLASKRELLQKTSERLASGEITQDEFLVVVHQIRQLFQYQEGKHRCNVRDSPTEENKGGLKKKPLLSDAELTYYEHKAKLKRTQVQHSFPRLDLLDPDIFDYPLTDALLSGIECEPSKSKHASRNSGAQFDRKEQFSERARRLSPISGSRTYAENLAPHEGRRRHDEQVSAKGVREEQRSPFNDRFPLKRPRYEDSDKPFVDSPASRFAGLDTNQRLTALAEDRPLFDGPGRPSVTRDGPTKMIFEGPNKLSPRIDGPPTPGSLRFDGSPGQMGGGGPLRFEGPQGQLGGGCPLRFEGPPGPVGTPLRFEGPIGQAGGGGFRFEGSPGLRFDGSAGGLRFEGPGGQPVGGLRFEGHRGQPVGGLRFEGPHGQPVGGLRFDNPRGQPVGGLRFEGGHGPSGVPIRFDGPHGQPAGGIRFEGPLLQQGVGIRFEGPHGQSVAGLRFEGQHNQLGGNLRFEGPHGQPGVGIRFEGPLVQQGGGMRFEGPSVPGGGLRIEGPLGQGGPRFEGCHALRFDGQPGQPSLLPRFDGLHGQPGPRFERTGQPGPQRFDGPPGQQVQPRFDGVPQRFDGPQHQQASRFDIPLGLQGTRFDNHPSQRLESVSFNQTGPYNDPPGSGFNAPSQGLQFQRHEQIFDSPQGPNFNGPHGPGNQNFSNPLNRASGHYFDEKNLQSSQFGNFGNLPAPITVGNIQASQQVLTGVAQPVAFGQGQQFLPVHPQNHGAFVQNPSGALPKAYPDNHLSQVDVNELFSKLLKTGILKLSQPDSATTLNEVAAQPPPEEEEDQNEDQDVPDLTNFTIEELKQRYDSVINRLYTGIQCYSCGMRFTTSQTDVYADHLDWHYRQNRTEKDVSRKVTHRRWYYSLTDWIEFEEIADLEERAKSQFFEKVHEEVVLKTQEAAKEKEFQSVPAGPAGAVESCEICQEQFEQYWDEEEEEWHLKNAIRVDGKIYHPSCYEDYQNTSSFDCTPSPSKTPVENPLNIMLNIVKNELQEPCESPKVKEEQIDTPPACTEESIATPTEIKTENDTVESV
- the PCF11 gene encoding pre-mRNA cleavage complex 2 protein Pcf11 isoform X1 codes for the protein MSEQTPAEAGTAGAREDACRDYQSSLEDLTFNSKPHINMLTILAEENLPFAKEIVSLIEAQTAKAPSSEKLPVMYLMDSIVKNVGREYLTAFTKNLVATFICVFEKVDENTRKSLFKLRSTWDEIFPLKKLYALDVRVNSLDPAWPIKPLPPNVNTSSIHVNPKFLNKSPEEPSTPGTVVSSPSISTPPIVPDIQKNLTQEQLIRQQLLAKQKQLLELQQKKLELELEQAKAQLAVSLSVQQETSNLGAGSAPSKLHVSQIPPMAVKAPHQVPVQPEKSRPGPSLQIQDLKGTNRDPRLNRMSQHSSHGKDQSHRKEFLMNTLNQSDIKTSKPIPSEKLNSSKQEKSKSGEKITKKELDQLDSKSKSKSKSPSPLKNKLSHTKDLKNQESESARVSEMSKRDPRLKKHLQDKTDSKDDDVKEKRKTAEKKDKDEHMKSSEHRLVGSRNKIINGIVQKQDTIMEESEKQGTKPGRSSTRKRSRSRSPKSRSPIIHSPKRRDRRSPKRRQRSMSPTLTPKAGKIRQSGVKQSHMEEFTPPSREERNAKRSTKQDVRDPRRIKKTEEERPQETANQHSTKSGTEPKENIENWQSSKSTKRWKSGWEENKSLQPGDEHSKSPHLRHRESWSSTKGILSPRAPKQQHRLSVDANLQIPKELTLASKRELLQKTSERLASGEITQDEFLVVVHQIRQLFQYQEGKHRCNVRDSPTEENKGGLKKKPLLSDAELTYYEHKAKLKRTQVQHSFPRLDLLDPDIFDYPLTDALLSGIECEPSKSKHASRNSGAQFDRKEQFSERARRLSPISGSRTYAENLAPHEGRRRHDEQVSAKGVREEQRSPFNDRFPLKRPRYEDSDKPFVDSPASRFAGLDTNQRLTALAEDRPLFDGPGRPSVTRDGPTKMIFEGPNKLSPRIDGPPTPGSLRFDGSPGQMGGGGPLRFEGPQGQLGGGCPLRFEGPPGPVGTPLRFEGPIGQAGGGGFRFEGSPGLRFDGSAGGLRFEGPGGQPVGGLRFEGHRGQPVGGLRFEGPHGQPVGGLRFDNPRGQPVGGLRFEGGHGPSGVPIRFDGPHGQPAGGIRFEGPLLQQGVGIRFEGPHGQSVAGLRFEGQHNQLGGNLRFEGPHGQPGVGIRFEGPLVQQGGGMRFEGPSVPGGGLRIEGPLGQGGPRFEGCHALRFDGQPGQPSLLPRFDGLHGQPGPRFERTGQPGPQRFDGPPGQQVQPRFDGVPQRFDGPQHQQASRFDIPLGLQGTRFDNHPSQRLESVSFNQTGPYNDPPGSGFNAPSQGLQFQRHEQIFDSPQGPNFNGPHGPGNQNFSNPLNRASGHYFDEKNLQSSQFGNFGNLPAPITVGNIQASQQVLTGVAQPVAFGQGQQFLPVHPQNHGAFVQNPSGALPKAYPDNHLSQVDVNELFSKLLKTGILKLSQPDSATTQVNEVAAQPPPEEEEDQNEDQDVPDLTNFTIEELKQRYDSVINRLYTGIQCYSCGMRFTTSQTDVYADHLDWHYRQNRTEKDVSRKVTHRRWYYSLTDWIEFEEIADLEERAKSQFFEKVHEEVVLKTQEAAKEKEFQSVPAGPAGAVESCEICQEQFEQYWDEEEEEWHLKNAIRVDGKIYHPSCYEDYQNTSSFDCTPSPSKTPVENPLNIMLNIVKNELQEPCESPKVKEEQIDTPPACTEESIATPTEIKTENDTVESV